A single region of the Rhizobium sp. NLR16a genome encodes:
- the rpmG gene encoding 50S ribosomal protein L33 yields the protein MAKATTIKIKLLSTADTGFFYVTTKNSRTMTDKMTKTKYDPIAKKHVEFKETKIK from the coding sequence ATGGCCAAGGCTACAACAATCAAGATCAAGCTGCTGTCGACAGCCGACACCGGTTTCTTCTACGTCACGACGAAGAACAGCCGTACGATGACGGACAAGATGACGAAGACGAAGTATGACCCGATTGCGAAGAAGCATGTCGAGTTCAAGGAAACCAAGATCAAGTAA
- the plsY gene encoding glycerol-3-phosphate 1-O-acyltransferase PlsY produces the protein MLSNLMSWQITLPIALAAAVIGYLFGSIPFGLILTRAAGLGDVRSIGSGNIGATNVLRTGNRKLAAATLLLDALKASTAAWVVGYFLGEEAAIIAGFFAFIGHLFPVWIGFKGGKGVATYIGTLVGVAPIMVVLFAAVWLAVAVTTRYSSLSALVAMLVIPIALWILGNEKVAAVMAIMTLISYWKHKANISRLMGGTESKIGAKG, from the coding sequence ATGTTATCCAATCTCATGTCATGGCAGATCACGCTGCCGATCGCACTTGCGGCGGCCGTTATCGGCTATCTCTTCGGCTCAATCCCTTTCGGCCTGATCCTCACCCGGGCCGCCGGCCTGGGCGATGTGCGCAGCATCGGCTCCGGCAATATCGGCGCGACCAATGTGCTGAGAACCGGAAACCGCAAGCTCGCCGCCGCGACGCTGCTGCTCGATGCACTGAAGGCGTCGACGGCAGCCTGGGTTGTCGGATATTTCCTCGGTGAGGAGGCCGCGATCATCGCCGGCTTCTTCGCCTTCATCGGCCATCTCTTCCCCGTCTGGATCGGCTTCAAGGGCGGCAAGGGTGTCGCCACCTATATCGGCACGCTTGTCGGCGTCGCGCCGATCATGGTGGTGCTCTTCGCCGCCGTCTGGCTCGCGGTCGCCGTCACCACCCGCTATTCCTCGCTGTCGGCCCTCGTCGCCATGCTCGTCATCCCAATCGCACTGTGGATCCTCGGCAATGAAAAGGTCGCGGCCGTCATGGCGATCATGACGCTCATCTCCTACTGGAAGCACAAGGCAAATATTTCACGCCTGATGGGCGGAACGGAAAGCAAGATCGGGGCGAAAGGATAA
- a CDS encoding DUF983 domain-containing protein produces the protein MNTPTDPVVRYGDGPEAERPLGRSIMRGLLNRCPACGDGKLFRAFLKPVDHCAACGEAMHHHRSDDLPPYIVILVLGHVLVGGYMLTDLTLVLPVWVHLAIWAPITVIAALASIQPIKGGVIGLQWALRMHGFGGESDSPDDYELPRRPD, from the coding sequence ATGAACACACCGACCGATCCGGTCGTCCGCTACGGGGATGGACCCGAAGCCGAGCGTCCGCTCGGACGTTCCATCATGCGCGGGCTGTTGAACCGCTGCCCGGCCTGCGGCGACGGCAAGCTCTTCCGCGCGTTCCTGAAACCGGTCGATCATTGCGCCGCCTGCGGCGAGGCGATGCATCACCATCGCTCCGACGATCTGCCGCCCTATATCGTCATCCTGGTCCTCGGCCACGTCCTCGTCGGCGGCTACATGCTGACCGATCTGACCTTGGTATTGCCGGTATGGGTCCATCTTGCCATATGGGCGCCGATCACGGTCATCGCCGCGCTCGCCTCGATCCAACCGATCAAGGGCGGCGTCATCGGCCTGCAATGGGCGTTGCGCATGCATGGTTTCGGCGGCGAGAGCGACAGTCCCGATGATTACGAGCTTCCCCGCCGGCCGGATTGA
- a CDS encoding response regulator, with protein sequence MPKQVMIVEDNELNMKLFRDLIEASGYTTIQTRNGMEALDLARKHRPDLILMDIQLPEVSGLEVTKWLKEDDELHVIPVIAVTAFAMKGDEERIRQGGCEAYVSKPISVPKFIETIKTYLGDA encoded by the coding sequence ATGCCCAAACAGGTGATGATTGTAGAAGATAACGAGCTCAACATGAAGCTCTTTCGCGACCTCATCGAGGCGTCCGGCTATACCACGATCCAGACTAGAAATGGCATGGAGGCGCTCGATCTGGCGCGCAAGCATCGTCCCGACCTCATCCTCATGGATATCCAGCTTCCCGAGGTCTCCGGCCTCGAAGTCACGAAATGGCTGAAGGAAGATGACGAGCTGCACGTTATTCCGGTCATCGCCGTCACGGCTTTCGCGATGAAGGGCGATGAGGAGCGGATCCGCCAGGGCGGCTGCGAAGCCTATGTTTCCAAACCGATTTCGGTTCCGAAATTCATCGAGACGATCAAGACCTATCTGGGCGATGCCTGA
- the dprA gene encoding DNA-processing protein DprA, translating to MDAPSAESTGTVLSERQRIAWLRLIRSDNVGPATFRDLIDHFGSAEAALAALPELSARGGATRAIRIASEAEAHRELEAAHRFGARFIGIGEPDYPQALKQIDGAPPLLAVKGALAAAKRPAVGIVGSRNASAAGTKFAAMVARDCGRAGYTVISGLARGIDTAAHRASLGTGTIAALAGGLDKPYPPENLGLIEEITGGNGLAVSEMPFGWEPRARDFPRRNRLIAGIALGVVIIEAAMRSGSLITARLAGEFGRLVFAVPGSPLDPRCHGTNGLLKDGASIVTEPADIIEALAPLAQLDLFPLSMAEEPARESRAMTMPPGDSDRMRIIGALGPTPVEIDDVIRHTGLPASAVYLILLELDISGRLHRHQGGLVSLSD from the coding sequence ATGGACGCGCCGAGCGCGGAATCAACAGGTACGGTGCTAAGCGAAAGGCAGAGGATTGCCTGGCTGCGCCTGATCCGTTCCGACAATGTCGGCCCTGCAACCTTCCGCGATCTTATCGATCATTTCGGTTCGGCTGAGGCCGCACTCGCGGCGCTGCCGGAGCTTTCAGCGCGCGGCGGCGCGACACGGGCCATCCGCATTGCCAGCGAAGCCGAGGCGCACCGGGAACTGGAGGCGGCGCATCGTTTCGGCGCCCGCTTTATCGGCATTGGCGAGCCGGACTATCCGCAGGCGCTGAAACAGATCGACGGCGCGCCGCCGCTTCTTGCGGTCAAGGGCGCACTCGCTGCCGCCAAACGACCGGCCGTCGGCATCGTCGGCTCCCGTAACGCGTCGGCCGCAGGCACCAAATTCGCGGCGATGGTGGCGCGCGACTGCGGTCGGGCGGGTTATACGGTGATCTCCGGCCTGGCGCGCGGCATCGACACGGCAGCGCATCGGGCAAGCCTCGGCACGGGCACGATCGCCGCCCTTGCCGGCGGTCTCGACAAGCCCTACCCGCCGGAGAATCTCGGCCTCATCGAAGAGATAACCGGCGGCAACGGCCTGGCGGTGAGCGAGATGCCCTTCGGCTGGGAGCCGCGCGCCCGCGATTTCCCGCGCCGGAACCGGCTGATTGCCGGCATCGCACTTGGCGTGGTGATCATCGAGGCGGCGATGCGCTCGGGCTCGCTGATCACGGCGCGCCTCGCCGGCGAGTTCGGCCGCCTGGTGTTTGCCGTGCCCGGCTCGCCGCTCGATCCGCGCTGTCACGGCACCAACGGCCTGCTCAAGGACGGCGCTTCGATCGTTACCGAACCTGCCGATATCATCGAAGCCCTGGCGCCGCTTGCGCAACTTGACCTCTTCCCTTTGTCGATGGCGGAAGAGCCGGCACGCGAGAGCCGGGCAATGACGATGCCACCCGGCGATTCGGACCGGATGCGCATCATCGGCGCGCTCGGGCCGACGCCGGTCGAGATCGACGACGTCATCCGCCACACCGGCCTTCCGGCATCCGCGGTCTATCTCATCCTTCTGGAACTCGATATATCAGGCAGGCTGCATCGGCATCAGGGCGGTCTCGTCTCGCTTTCCGATTGA
- the topA gene encoding type I DNA topoisomerase encodes MNVVVVESPAKAKTINKYLGSGYKVLASFGHVRDLPAKDGSVLPDQDFEMLWEVDGASAKRMKDIADAVKSSDGLFLATDPDREGEAISWHVLDMLNKKRVLNGKSVKRVVFNAITKKAVLDAMADPRDIDVPLVDAYLARRALDYLVGFNLSPVLWRKLPGARSAGRVQSVALRLVCDRESEIERFISEEYWNISALLKTPRGDEFEARLVSAHGKRLQPRAIGNGEDAGRLKALLEGASYIVDTVEAKPVRRNPGPPFTTSTLQQAASSNLGFSASRTMQIAQKLYEGVDIGGETVGLITYMRTDGVQMAPEAIDAARRAILDQFGERYLPEKARFYSTKAKNAQEAHEAIRPTDFYRSPERVRKFLDADQIRLYELIWKRGIASQMASAEIERTTAEITAENKGEKAGLRAVGSVIRFDGFIAAYTDQKEDGEQSDDGDEDGRLPEINAREALAKQKINSTQHFTEPPPRYSEASLIKKMEELGIGRPSTYAATLATLRDRDYVTIDKRKLIPQAKGRLVTAFLESFFTKYVEYDFTADLEEKLDRISAGELNWKQVLRDFWKDFFAQIEDTKELRVTNVLDSLNEALAPLVFPKREDGGDPRICQVCGTGNLSLKLGRYGAFVGCSNYPECNYTRQLSSENGGEAEGVALNEPKNLGTDPTTGEELTLRSGRFGPYIQRGDGKEAKRASLPKGWKPEDIDYEKAMALISLPRDIGKHPETGKMISSGIGRYGPFLLHDGSYANLETVEDVFSVGLNRAVTLIAEKANKAPGRGARGTPAALKTLGDHPDGGAITVRDGKYGPYVNWGKVNATLPKGKDPQAITIEEALALITEKAGKAPAGKTARAKAKPKAAAAEAKATKTAAKPKATKAKAPAKSKKS; translated from the coding sequence ATGAATGTTGTAGTGGTGGAATCGCCTGCCAAGGCCAAGACGATCAATAAGTATCTGGGTTCGGGATACAAAGTGCTCGCCTCCTTCGGCCATGTGCGCGATCTGCCTGCCAAGGATGGCTCCGTTCTTCCCGATCAGGATTTCGAAATGCTCTGGGAGGTCGACGGGGCTTCGGCCAAGCGGATGAAGGACATCGCCGACGCGGTGAAATCCTCCGATGGGCTGTTTCTCGCGACCGACCCTGATCGCGAAGGCGAAGCGATTTCCTGGCACGTCCTCGACATGCTGAACAAGAAGCGGGTGCTGAACGGCAAGTCCGTCAAGCGCGTCGTCTTCAACGCGATCACCAAGAAGGCCGTCCTCGATGCGATGGCCGATCCGCGCGATATCGACGTGCCGCTGGTCGACGCCTATCTCGCGCGCCGCGCGCTCGACTATCTCGTCGGTTTCAATCTTTCGCCGGTGCTGTGGCGCAAGTTGCCCGGCGCGCGTTCGGCCGGCCGGGTCCAATCGGTCGCGCTTCGTCTGGTCTGCGACCGCGAGTCCGAGATCGAGCGCTTCATTTCGGAAGAATACTGGAACATCTCGGCGCTGCTGAAGACGCCGCGCGGCGACGAGTTCGAGGCAAGGCTGGTTTCGGCGCACGGCAAGCGGCTGCAGCCGCGGGCGATCGGCAACGGCGAGGATGCGGGCCGCCTGAAAGCATTGCTCGAAGGCGCCAGCTATATCGTCGACACGGTCGAGGCAAAACCGGTCAGGCGCAACCCGGGACCGCCGTTCACCACCTCGACGCTGCAGCAGGCCGCCTCCTCCAATCTCGGCTTCTCCGCCTCGCGCACGATGCAGATCGCCCAGAAGCTCTATGAGGGCGTCGATATCGGCGGCGAGACAGTCGGTCTTATCACCTATATGCGAACCGACGGCGTGCAGATGGCGCCCGAAGCGATCGACGCAGCGCGACGTGCCATCCTCGACCAGTTCGGTGAACGCTACCTGCCTGAGAAGGCGCGCTTCTACTCGACCAAGGCGAAGAACGCCCAGGAGGCGCACGAGGCGATCCGCCCGACCGATTTCTACCGCTCGCCCGAACGCGTGCGCAAATTCCTCGACGCCGATCAGATCCGGCTCTACGAGCTGATCTGGAAGCGTGGCATCGCCAGCCAGATGGCGTCGGCCGAGATCGAGCGCACGACGGCCGAAATCACCGCCGAGAACAAGGGCGAGAAGGCCGGCCTGCGCGCCGTCGGTTCGGTCATCCGCTTCGACGGCTTCATCGCCGCCTATACCGACCAGAAGGAGGACGGCGAGCAGAGCGATGACGGCGACGAGGATGGTCGCCTGCCGGAGATCAATGCACGCGAGGCGCTGGCCAAGCAGAAGATCAATTCGACCCAGCATTTCACCGAGCCGCCGCCGCGCTATTCGGAAGCATCGCTGATCAAGAAGATGGAAGAGCTCGGCATCGGCCGTCCCTCGACCTATGCCGCCACGCTGGCGACCCTGCGCGACCGCGACTATGTGACGATCGACAAGCGTAAACTGATCCCGCAGGCCAAGGGCCGGCTGGTGACGGCTTTCCTCGAAAGCTTCTTCACCAAATATGTCGAATATGATTTCACCGCCGACCTCGAGGAAAAGCTCGACCGGATTTCCGCCGGCGAATTGAACTGGAAGCAGGTGCTGCGCGATTTCTGGAAGGATTTCTTCGCGCAGATCGAAGACACGAAGGAATTGCGCGTCACCAACGTGCTTGATTCGCTGAACGAGGCGCTGGCGCCGCTCGTCTTTCCGAAACGCGAGGATGGCGGCGACCCCAGGATTTGCCAGGTCTGCGGCACCGGCAACCTGTCGCTGAAGCTCGGCAGATATGGTGCCTTCGTCGGCTGCTCGAACTATCCGGAATGCAACTACACCCGCCAGCTTTCCTCCGAAAACGGTGGAGAAGCGGAAGGGGTCGCGCTCAACGAACCGAAGAATCTCGGCACCGATCCGACCACCGGCGAGGAACTGACGCTGCGTTCCGGCCGCTTCGGCCCTTACATCCAGCGCGGCGACGGCAAGGAGGCCAAACGCGCTTCGCTGCCGAAAGGATGGAAGCCTGAGGATATCGACTATGAAAAGGCGATGGCGCTGATCTCGCTGCCGCGCGATATCGGCAAACATCCTGAAACGGGCAAGATGATCTCGTCGGGCATTGGCCGCTACGGGCCGTTTCTCCTGCATGACGGTTCCTATGCCAATCTGGAAACCGTCGAGGACGTCTTCTCCGTCGGCCTCAATCGCGCCGTGACGCTGATTGCCGAAAAAGCCAACAAGGCGCCGGGCCGGGGTGCGCGCGGTACGCCGGCGGCACTGAAGACCCTCGGCGATCATCCCGATGGCGGCGCCATCACCGTTCGCGACGGCAAATACGGCCCCTATGTCAACTGGGGCAAGGTAAACGCCACCCTGCCGAAGGGCAAGGATCCGCAGGCGATTACCATCGAGGAGGCGCTTGCGCTGATCACCGAAAAGGCCGGCAAGGCCCCGGCCGGCAAGACGGCCAGGGCGAAAGCCAAGCCGAAGGCGGCCGCCGCCGAAGCCAAGGCAACCAAGACGGCCGCCAAGCCGAAGGCAACGAAGGCGAAGGCGCCCGCGAAATCGAAAAAGAGCTGA
- a CDS encoding DUF3572 domain-containing protein yields the protein MQSNFKTSKQQAADPHETAIAVLGWLAADPDMFGRFLALTGVAPEQVRNAVNDPGFLSGMMDFLMNHEPTAMAFCTASGLSPDTVTAAWRHFSSPGLDSGEY from the coding sequence ATGCAAAGCAACTTCAAGACTTCGAAACAGCAGGCGGCCGACCCGCACGAGACGGCGATCGCCGTGCTTGGCTGGCTTGCCGCCGATCCCGACATGTTCGGCCGCTTCCTCGCACTCACCGGCGTGGCGCCCGAGCAGGTGCGCAACGCGGTCAACGATCCGGGTTTCCTCTCAGGCATGATGGACTTCCTGATGAACCACGAACCGACGGCGATGGCCTTCTGCACGGCGAGCGGCCTCAGCCCCGATACGGTAACCGCCGCCTGGCGGCATTTCTCTTCGCCCGGGCTCGATTCGGGAGAATACTGA
- a CDS encoding PleD family two-component system response regulator — protein sequence MTARILVVDDIPANVKLLEARLLAEYFDVMTAADGHEALAICERNQVDLILLDIMMPGIDGFEVCERLKASQKTAHIPVVMVTALDQPADRLRGLKAGADDFLTKPVNDLQLISRVKSLLRLKTLSDELRIRADTAHTMGMGDLMRAGEGRGDEAGQVLLVDGRANSQERIVRALKPVADVLALSDPQAALFEAAENTFDLVIVNANFDDYDPLRLCSQLRSLERTRFLPILIITEQGSDDMVVRALDLGVNDYIIRPVDPNELVARCLTQIRRKRYNDRLRASVKQTIELAVTDPLTGLYNRRYLDNHLNALFNRSMARGRPLSVLITDIDRFKQVNDTYGHDGGDEVLREFANRVRSTIRGADLACRYGGEEFVVVMPDTSPEVAAAVAERLRAAVESAPFMLKRSSELLRVTASFGIASRSGAVLTPDQLMKQADLALYEAKNSGRNRVVAAAA from the coding sequence ATGACCGCGCGAATACTGGTGGTTGACGATATTCCGGCCAACGTGAAGCTGCTTGAAGCGCGGCTGCTCGCGGAGTATTTCGACGTGATGACCGCTGCCGACGGTCACGAAGCGCTAGCAATCTGCGAGCGCAACCAGGTCGACTTGATCCTGCTCGACATCATGATGCCCGGTATCGATGGTTTCGAGGTCTGCGAGCGGCTGAAGGCCAGTCAGAAGACCGCCCATATTCCCGTCGTCATGGTCACCGCACTCGACCAGCCTGCCGATCGCTTACGCGGTCTGAAGGCCGGCGCCGACGATTTTCTCACCAAGCCTGTCAACGATCTGCAGCTGATCTCGCGGGTGAAGAGTCTGCTGCGGCTGAAGACCTTGAGCGACGAGCTGCGCATCCGCGCCGACACCGCTCATACGATGGGCATGGGCGATCTCATGCGGGCAGGCGAAGGCCGTGGCGATGAGGCCGGCCAGGTGTTATTGGTCGATGGCCGCGCCAATTCGCAAGAGCGCATCGTCAGGGCGTTGAAGCCCGTCGCCGATGTGCTTGCCCTCTCCGATCCGCAGGCGGCCCTCTTCGAGGCGGCCGAGAACACGTTCGATCTCGTCATCGTCAATGCCAATTTCGACGATTACGATCCGCTTCGCCTCTGCTCGCAACTGCGCTCGCTGGAGCGCACACGCTTCCTGCCGATCCTGATCATCACCGAGCAGGGCTCCGACGACATGGTCGTCCGCGCCCTTGATCTCGGCGTCAACGACTACATCATCCGCCCCGTCGATCCCAACGAGCTCGTCGCCCGCTGCCTGACGCAGATCCGTCGCAAGCGTTATAACGACCGTTTGCGAGCCAGCGTCAAGCAGACGATCGAGCTTGCCGTGACCGATCCGCTGACTGGCCTTTACAACAGACGTTATCTCGACAATCACCTGAACGCACTCTTCAATCGGTCGATGGCGCGGGGCCGGCCGCTTTCGGTGCTGATCACCGATATCGACCGTTTCAAGCAGGTGAACGACACTTACGGCCATGACGGCGGCGATGAAGTGCTGCGCGAATTCGCAAACCGCGTCCGTTCGACCATCCGCGGTGCCGATCTCGCTTGCCGTTATGGCGGGGAGGAGTTCGTCGTGGTGATGCCGGACACCTCGCCGGAAGTTGCCGCAGCCGTCGCCGAGCGCCTGCGCGCGGCAGTCGAGAGCGCTCCCTTCATGCTGAAGCGCTCAAGTGAACTCCTGAGGGTCACCGCTTCCTTCGGCATCGCCTCGCGCAGTGGCGCGGTGTTGACCCCGGATCAGCTGATGAAGCAGGCCGATCTTGCCCTTTACGAGGCCAAGAATTCCGGCCGCAATCGCGTGGTCGCAGCGGCTGCCTGA
- a CDS encoding MFS transporter codes for MSQPRTGTPGDVEEIHWPSLVAAISSISAVGIAIGLGLPLLSIILEKRGISSTLIGLNTAMAGISAMAAAPVTTKLAHKYGVAPTMLWAVLISALSALGFYYAQDFWMWFPLRFAFHGATTTLFILSEFWINAASPPSKRGFVLGIYATVLSIGFAAGPLLFSILGSDGIFPFLVGAGAILLAAIPIFIARDESPVLEEKPELHFMRYVLLVPTATAAVFIFGAVEAGGLSLFPIFAVRAHFTESQAALLLTMMGVGNVIFQIPLGLLSDRIRDKRPLLAGMALMGFIGSLTLPILVNNWLLMAGMLLFWGGCVSGLYTVGLSHLGSRLTGSDLAAANAAFVFCYAMGTVAGPQVIGAAIDVAGNNGFAWAIAAFFGLYALLSGIRLMFVRKRT; via the coding sequence ATGTCTCAGCCGAGAACCGGCACACCGGGCGATGTCGAAGAAATCCATTGGCCTTCTCTGGTGGCAGCCATCTCGTCCATTTCAGCCGTCGGCATAGCAATCGGTCTCGGACTCCCGCTTCTCAGCATCATCCTCGAAAAACGCGGCATCTCATCCACGTTGATCGGGCTGAATACGGCGATGGCCGGGATCTCGGCGATGGCCGCGGCGCCCGTTACCACCAAGCTCGCCCACAAATACGGCGTTGCGCCGACGATGCTCTGGGCGGTGCTGATTTCGGCGCTGAGCGCGCTCGGCTTCTATTATGCCCAGGATTTCTGGATGTGGTTTCCGCTACGTTTCGCCTTCCATGGCGCAACGACGACGCTGTTCATTCTCTCCGAATTCTGGATCAACGCCGCCTCGCCGCCATCCAAGCGCGGCTTTGTGCTCGGCATTTATGCGACCGTGCTCTCCATCGGGTTCGCTGCCGGGCCCCTGCTCTTTTCGATACTCGGCAGCGACGGCATCTTTCCCTTCCTGGTCGGCGCGGGCGCCATCCTGCTTGCCGCCATTCCGATTTTCATCGCCCGTGACGAGAGCCCGGTGCTCGAGGAAAAACCGGAATTGCATTTCATGCGCTACGTCCTGCTGGTGCCGACAGCGACGGCGGCCGTCTTCATCTTCGGCGCGGTCGAAGCTGGCGGGCTGTCACTTTTCCCGATTTTTGCCGTGCGCGCCCATTTCACCGAATCGCAGGCGGCGCTGCTGCTCACCATGATGGGCGTCGGCAACGTCATCTTCCAGATTCCCCTCGGCCTGCTCTCCGATCGCATCCGCGACAAGCGACCGCTTCTGGCAGGGATGGCGCTGATGGGCTTTATCGGCTCGCTGACGCTGCCGATCCTCGTCAACAACTGGCTGCTAATGGCCGGGATGCTGCTTTTCTGGGGTGGCTGCGTCTCCGGACTCTACACGGTCGGCCTCAGCCATCTCGGTTCGCGGCTGACGGGCTCCGATCTGGCTGCCGCCAATGCCGCCTTCGTCTTCTGTTATGCGATGGGAACCGTTGCTGGGCCACAGGTGATCGGCGCAGCAATCGACGTCGCCGGAAACAATGGTTTTGCCTGGGCGATTGCCGCTTTCTTCGGTCTTTATGCCTTACTTTCCGGCATCAGATTGATGTTCGTTCGAAAACGGACTTGA
- the rnr gene encoding ribonuclease R: MSKTPRDRTNPAGKRPGKVGRAGRDTSAVEPLNIVHGTLPSREVILRFIADHPQKASKRELAKAFGLKGDSRVELKHMLQELEQEGMLQKSRKSLIRPGALPPVTVLDITTRDKDGDLIGRPAEWPEEQGVAPAVAIRQQSPAGRQGKGKAPVAGLGDRILAKIFPAVDRGGPAYTARIIKVIDRRRGAAMGVFRSAPGGGGRLLPIERRGEEMVIDPDYTGGAKDGDLVEIEVARLGRFGLPRAKVLSVVGSVGSEKAISMIAIHAHGIPHVFPPAVIAEAEAAKPVTMSHREDWRDVPLITIDPADAKDHDDAVYAEIDPSPDNPGGVIVTVAIADVSWYVRPNSPLDREALKRGNSVYFPDRVVPMLPERISNDLCSLKEGVDRPALAVRMSFSGEGRKIGHTFHRIMMKSAAKLSYQQAQAAIDGRPDDQTGPMLEPILKPLWHAYGVMKRGRDRRQPLELDMPERKILLKPDGTVDRVFVPPRLDAHKLIEEMMIQANVCAAETLEKKRQPLVYRIHDGPTLAKQEVLREFLATLGISLAKGGNMRANSFNGILAKADGTAHQTMVNEMVLRSQSQAIYSPENIGHFGLNLMKYAHFTSPIRRYADLIVHRALVGSLGFGEGGITPDEEASLDDIAAEISTFERRAMAAERETIDRLIAHHLSTRVGEEFAGRVSGVTKSGLFITLPDYGADGFVPISTLGTDYFIYDEAHQALSGEKTGLGYRLGDSVTVKLAEAIPLAGALRFEMLSEGREMPTAARSFHKAGRRDRGQVRKKPGTRPPRGRR; encoded by the coding sequence GTGAGCAAGACACCGCGCGACAGAACGAACCCCGCGGGCAAGCGCCCGGGCAAGGTCGGCCGCGCCGGCAGGGATACTTCCGCCGTCGAACCGCTGAACATCGTCCACGGCACGCTGCCCTCGCGGGAAGTGATCCTGCGTTTCATCGCCGATCATCCGCAGAAGGCTTCCAAGCGTGAACTTGCCAAGGCGTTCGGGCTGAAAGGTGACAGCCGCGTCGAGCTCAAGCACATGCTGCAGGAGCTCGAGCAGGAAGGCATGCTGCAAAAGAGCCGCAAGTCGCTCATTCGTCCCGGCGCTCTTCCGCCCGTCACCGTTCTCGATATCACGACGCGCGATAAGGACGGCGACCTGATCGGCCGGCCGGCGGAATGGCCGGAGGAGCAGGGTGTGGCGCCTGCCGTCGCCATCCGTCAGCAGTCGCCGGCAGGCCGCCAGGGTAAGGGCAAGGCGCCCGTCGCCGGGCTCGGCGACCGAATCCTGGCGAAGATCTTCCCGGCCGTCGATCGCGGCGGGCCGGCTTATACAGCGCGTATCATCAAGGTGATCGACAGGCGCCGCGGTGCGGCGATGGGCGTTTTCCGCAGCGCGCCGGGCGGCGGCGGCCGCCTGTTGCCAATCGAACGGCGCGGCGAAGAGATGGTGATCGACCCCGACTATACCGGCGGCGCCAAGGATGGCGACCTGGTCGAGATCGAAGTCGCGCGCCTCGGACGCTTCGGCCTGCCGCGCGCCAAGGTCCTCTCCGTCGTCGGCTCGGTCGGCTCGGAAAAGGCGATCTCGATGATCGCGATCCATGCGCACGGCATCCCGCACGTCTTTCCGCCGGCCGTGATCGCCGAGGCAGAAGCCGCCAAGCCGGTGACCATGTCGCATCGGGAGGACTGGCGCGACGTGCCGCTGATCACCATCGATCCGGCAGACGCCAAGGACCATGACGACGCTGTTTACGCCGAGATCGACCCCTCCCCCGACAATCCCGGCGGCGTCATCGTCACCGTCGCGATCGCCGATGTCTCCTGGTATGTCCGCCCTAATTCGCCGCTCGACCGCGAAGCGCTGAAGCGCGGCAACTCCGTTTATTTCCCCGATCGCGTCGTGCCGATGCTGCCGGAGCGCATCTCCAATGATCTCTGCTCGCTGAAGGAAGGCGTCGACCGCCCGGCGCTCGCCGTGCGCATGAGCTTCTCGGGCGAAGGCCGCAAGATCGGCCATACCTTTCATCGCATCATGATGAAGAGTGCCGCCAAGCTCTCCTATCAGCAGGCGCAGGCGGCGATCGACGGAAGACCGGATGATCAGACCGGACCGATGCTCGAGCCGATCCTGAAACCGCTCTGGCACGCTTATGGAGTAATGAAGCGCGGACGCGACCGGCGCCAGCCGCTGGAACTCGACATGCCGGAGCGCAAGATCCTGCTGAAACCGGACGGCACGGTCGACCGGGTCTTCGTGCCGCCGCGGCTCGATGCGCACAAGCTGATCGAAGAGATGATGATCCAGGCGAACGTCTGCGCCGCCGAGACGCTCGAGAAGAAGCGTCAGCCGCTGGTCTACCGCATTCATGACGGCCCGACGCTTGCCAAGCAGGAAGTTTTGCGCGAGTTCCTGGCGACACTCGGCATCTCGCTCGCCAAGGGCGGCAATATGCGGGCCAACAGCTTCAACGGCATCCTGGCCAAGGCGGACGGCACGGCACACCAGACCATGGTCAATGAGATGGTATTGCGCTCGCAGAGTCAGGCGATCTACAGCCCCGAGAATATCGGCCATTTCGGTCTCAACCTGATGAAGTACGCCCACTTCACCTCGCCGATCCGCCGCTACGCCGATCTCATCGTGCATCGGGCGCTGGTCGGTTCGCTCGGCTTCGGCGAAGGCGGCATCACCCCCGACGAAGAAGCCTCGCTCGACGATATCGCCGCCGAAATCTCGACCTTCGAGCGCCGGGCGATGGCAGCCGAGCGCGAGACCATCGACCGGCTGATCGCCCATCATTTGAGCACCCGCGTCGGCGAGGAGTTTGCCGGCCGCGTCTCCGGAGTTACGAAATCCGGGCTCTTTATCACCTTGCCGGACTATGGCGCCGATGGTTTCGTCCCTATATCTACGCTGGGCACCGATTATTTCATCTATGACGAGGCGCATCAGGCACTGTCGGGGGAAAAGACGGGCCTCGGCTATCGTCTTGGCGACAGCGTCACCGTGAAGCTTGCGGAAGCAATCCCGCTGGCCGGCGCGCTGCGGTTCGAGATGCTGAGCGAAGGACGCGAGATGCCGACGGCGGCGCGTTCCTTCCATAAGGCCGGCCGCCGCGACAGGGGCCAGGTCCGCAAGAAACCGGGAACGCGTCCCCCGCGCGGACGCCGCTAA